A region from the Benincasa hispida cultivar B227 chromosome 10, ASM972705v1, whole genome shotgun sequence genome encodes:
- the LOC120088226 gene encoding glutamate receptor 3.4-like isoform X2 — translation MEDEVVAAIGPQSSGIAHVISHVINELHIPLLSFGATDPALSAQQYQYFVRTTQSDYFQMNAIADMVDYFGWREVVAIFVDDDNGRSGISVLSDALAKKRAKISYKAAFPPGSLNSEISELLVSINLMESRVYVVHVNPDTGLSVFSIAKKLQMMGSGYVWIATDWLPSFLDSFETISPEVMNQLQGVLALRHHTPDGDLKKNFVSKWRNLKYKKSPNFNSYALYAYDSVWLAARALDMFIKEGGNISFSNDPKLRENNGSMLHLKSLRVFNGGEQLLQTIKRTNFTGISGQIQFGDDRNLIHPAYDILNIGGTGSRRIGYWSNYSGLSTIAPENLYTKPLNASSTNHLYSVIWPGEVTTIPRGWVFPHNGKPLQIVVPNRVSYKAFVSKDQNPPGVKGYCIDVFEAAINLLPYPVPRIYILYGDGKDTPEYNDLVYEVSQNKYDAVVGDITIVTNRTKIVDFTQPFMESGLVVVTVVKEEKSSPWAFLRPFTIQMWVVTAIFFIFVGAVVWILEHRTNEEFRGPPRQQLITIFWFSFSTMFFSHKENTVSTLGRLVLIIWLFVVLIINSSYTASLTSILTVQQLTSKIEGIDSLISSTDAIGVQEGSFALNYLIDELNIAASRIVKLKNQEEYVDALRRGPGNGGVAAIVDELPYVELFLAGTNCIFRTVGQEFTKSGWGFAFQRDSPLAVDLSTAILQLSENGDLQKIHDKWLSRTECSMSLNQVDVNQLSLRSFWGLFLICGIACFVALSIFFFRVLFQYRRFTPETQPEVGEIEPVRTRRLSRTTSFMHFVDKKEAEVKGKLKRKSSDNKQASQSSEGHPDSPP, via the exons ATGGAAGATGAAGTGGTTGCTGCTATTGGGCCGCAATCTTCGGGCATCGCTCACGTCATTTCGCATGTTATTAATGAACTTCATATACCGCTTCTATCATTTGGAGCTACAGATCCTGCTTTGTCTGCACAACAATACCAATATTTTGTTCGGACCACACAGAGTGATTACTTCCAGATGAATGCAATTGCTGATATGGTAGATTATTTTGGATGGAGAGAGGTCGTTGCCATTTTTGTAGATGATGATAATGGCAGGAGTGGGATATCGGTATTGAGCGATGCCTTAGCGAAGAAGCGAGCCAAGATCTCATATAAGGCTGCCTTTCCTCCTGGATCACTCAATAGCGAAATAAGTGAATTGTTGGTTTCAATAAACTTGATGGAATCTCGAGTTTACGTTGTACACGTCAATCCTGACACTGGTTTATCGGTATTTTCGATAGCTAAGAAACTTCAGATGATGGGTAGTGGTTATGTCTGGATCGCAACAGATTGGCTTCCTTCTTTTCTTGATTCTTTTGAAACAATTAGTCCTGAGGTAATGAATCAGTTACAAGGTGTTCTTGCTCTTCGCCACCACACCCCCGATGGCGATCTGAAGAAAAACTTTGTCTCCAAGTGGAGGAATCTAAAATACAAGAAGAGTCCAAACTTCAACTCTTATGCACTCTATGCATACGACTCTGTTTGGTTAGCAGCCCGTGCTCTCGACATGTTTATTAAAGAAGGTGGAAATATATCCTTTTCCAACGACCCGAAGTTACGTGAAAACAATGGAAGCATGTTGCACTTAAAATCCCTCCGAGTGTTTAACGGTGGTGAACAACTTCTACAGACAATTAAGAGAACGAACTTCACAGGTATAAGTGGGCAAATTCAATTTGGTGATGATAGAAATTTGATCCATCCAGCTTATGATATCCTGAACATTGGGGGAACTGGTTCACGTAGAATTGGTTATTGGTCAAATTATTCTGGTCTGTCAACTATTGCACCAGAAAACTTATATACCAAGCCTCTTAATGCTTCCTCAACAAACCATCTCTATAGTGTCATATGGCCGGGTGAAGTAACGACCATTCCCCGAGGATGGGTGTTTCCACACAATGGGAAACCATTACAAATTGTAGTACCTAACCGAGTGAGTTATAAAGCCTTTGTGTCTAAAGACCAGAACCCTCCAGGTGTTAAAGGATATTGTATAGATGTGTTTGAAgctgccataaacttgttgccTTATCCAGTTCCTcgcatatatatattatatggagATGGAAAAGACACTCCTGAGTACAACGATCTTGTATATGAAGTTTCACAGAAT AAATATGATGCAGTTGTTGGAGATATTACTATTGTAACGAATAGGACGAAGATTGTAGACTTCACACAGCCATTTATGGAGTCGGGACTTGTTGTAGTTACTGTCGTCAAAGAGGAGAAGTCCAGTCCATGGGCTTTTCTCAGGCCGTTTACTATTCAAATGTGGGTTGTCACTgcaatattctttatttttgttGGAGCAGTTGTCTGGATTCTTGAGCACCGGACTAATGAAGAGTTCCGTGGTCCGCCGAGGCAACAACTAATTACAATATTTTG GTTTAGTTTCTCAACGATGTTCTTTTCTCACA AGGAAAACACTGTAAGCACCCTCGGACGGTTGGTGCTGATAATATGGCTCTTTGTTGTGTTAATTATCAACTCGAGCTACACAGCTAGTTTGACGTCGATCTTAACAGTGCAACAGTTAACGTCAAAGATTGAAGggattgatagcttaatctctAGCACAGATGCCATTGGAGTTCAAGAAGGGTCATTTGCATTGAATTATTTGATTGATGAGCTCAATATAGCAGCATCTAGGATCGTTAAACTGAAAAATCAGGAGGAATATGTTGATGCTCTTCGGCGTGGACCGGGAAATGGCGGAGTTGCTGCAATTGTTGACGAGCTTCCTTACGTTGAGCTTTTTTTGGCTGGTACCAATTGCATATTCAGGACAGTTGGACAAGAGTTCACCAAAAGCGGGTGGGGATTT GCATTCCAAAGGGACTCTCCTCTTGCAGTTGATTTGTCAACAGCCATTCTTCAACTCTCAGAGAATGGTGATCTTCAAAAGATCCACGACAAATGGCTCTCAAGAACCGAGTGTTCGATGAGCCTAAACCAAGTCGACGTAAACCAACTATCACTGAGAAGCTTTTGGGGATTGTTCCTAATTTGTGGCATTGCCTGCTTTGTTGCTCTTTCCATATTCTTCTTTCGAGTACTATTCCAATACCGAAGATTTACCCCGGAAACCCAGCCTGAAGTCGGGGAAATTGAACCTGTTAGGACGAGACGCCTTAGTCGTACAACCAGCTTCATGCACTTTGTAGATAAAAAAGAAGCAGAAGTCAAAGGCAAGCTTAAAAGAAAATCCAGTGATAACAAACAAGCTAGCCAGAGCTCAGAGGGCCACCCTGATTCACCTCCTTGA